One genomic segment of Helicobacter enhydrae includes these proteins:
- a CDS encoding autotransporter outer membrane beta-barrel domain-containing protein, with product MKTTQRNRIDKNLVRGGAYKPLIATSLALALSVSVASATDANCPSGNTSAICYKTNGAGTFTQSTITFGKTGTASSEFNQLQLNVASVAQTISNLTFQFKQSGGRGNPTQPQDNTSTLSVSGNDAQIKLINKGDKGLQLGNGQGTLTIDFGGYWEGSRSRKAILNFEGKTPANGDTSGTALKGNLKVLAGGSSGNAVEATFNGDMVGNINISYHSVDGYNFYFNDVATNFTFKNGAKLKGNVEAKIAKGGQNFTFDSGGIEGDIQSYGFNAIGKDKGSVANRGGDTNVNITFKDSGASIKAGGKTSKREILASAGFLSNTHNGAYNRILFRNDGQIGENGGDNKRMSIIAHTRGWRHPSEANNFILFQKQATLYLDKLVVEHYVASDRRNVISLDFENVNRTDSTTNTLDITKIEVRGPQGRNYIGKGLLKFNNGGSEAKDLVINVDENKLTDSSYAKAHTAKGKLTAQRITTTDEGGGTNGIFIENLEVTDGIFSKGGSQRNIVFANHLTIKGGVYSQNGGSNIISIGSGSNGNGKNSNKIGGSGIAYDGHTMKDIGHTRNDMDHSLYTARDGTNILNLEDSATLDFEKRVQHTWDAIKTEFNLNGTSNTITFKGTGTNGSDGNQISNVGLEVGGTSAAKPKDGVIFNFNGNNGTLDLKNSTGATSGEGYIVVGQNTGDKNARLIFNVNQNATIRGNIITQGGQKLDQPNTTTFNIANGKSAEVQGNIKNQKATQASSSYEATDSAQTIFNFSTLAEDSASSRDAVAGTTLKIKNIENTSGDIEFNFNVNNAKVDKTSDGNDSKITTTNSGATTTFNLNNANATITQAIESTNGGHTYLNFNKAGESILTLTGGITAKDGSSGDVGGLTSIVVGDTESPEQSVNAIIKGNVTTQGHGSTTITFNSKDSSLTIKNATDNQETNIVHTAGTLEIDFHSQNGTFKNKVTTNNAGTTKIQVTAGQGEKGNSGIFEKEIQTTPNSAGSGATPKTEILLGGTAGEQGQTNGKATLTLQGATNTITTLTANATESTLNLTKGTATITTTEIGNGSTLNLQAPNGKIKTDTLKLSANATSATLNLSSNAETNLGTTHNFNLLTIGTSGGTTAGTGLTANNLTFVVSVDTQATQGDTKSTIGGVATKSDGTYGHAYSDRIIVHNVGDNSQAKSANLAVAIDPSQTSSIHYTKGKGTEALDNIAVATIKNKNGTTSTTDPLVNLTSVETINGGEKIQVEFVKVATDANGKVNGANGKVDSTASNNTYTTYFLGKAISLGVDNTTQQALTSALSINYDLYIANLNSLNKRMGELRDNPYTQGVWARVFGGLQESNFGLGARTSYVTAQGGYDYALETEGAKNYIGLAFSYMHSKGESNKATQASNAINVSGINTIYLSNIQSSGYEIALYNSYVSNVGLYNDTIAKLSYITSDFSLSNSSDHNNTANNLGFTLSNEVGYRFILGEQQDYFIDPQLELSLGYLNQSDFTTKMKTRSGKGNQLKALQESVFLARTRLGASFGKKIVEQDKNISLYVGTFYEYDLVTGGSNKLTTSTTKAYNPEFASNGRVVLNVGSNLELNQSTRVYVDVEKSFGDKLRTQLQFNLGARYSFGEKTSIENAKAQTTAPLRVGNTPTEETEKAQIVPTTPNKAKDTGTKATNQ from the coding sequence ATGAAAACGACACAACGCAATCGTATAGACAAAAATCTTGTGCGGGGTGGAGCTTATAAACCCCTCATCGCCACTTCGTTGGCATTGGCTCTCAGTGTGAGTGTGGCAAGTGCGACAGATGCAAATTGTCCAAGTGGCAACACAAGTGCGATCTGTTACAAAACCAATGGAGCAGGCACTTTCACACAATCCACTATAACATTTGGAAAGACAGGAACAGCTTCTAGCGAATTCAATCAGCTTCAATTGAATGTTGCTTCTGTTGCTCAAACCATTAGCAACCTTACTTTTCAATTTAAACAAAGCGGAGGTAGAGGGAATCCAACCCAACCACAAGACAACACATCCACACTTTCTGTAAGTGGAAATGATGCTCAAATCAAACTCATCAATAAGGGTGATAAGGGACTCCAATTAGGAAATGGACAAGGCACTCTCACCATTGATTTTGGAGGATATTGGGAAGGAAGTCGCTCTCGCAAAGCCATTCTTAATTTTGAAGGCAAGACACCTGCAAATGGAGACACATCAGGAACTGCCCTCAAAGGCAACCTCAAGGTCTTAGCAGGTGGTTCATCGGGCAATGCAGTGGAGGCTACTTTCAATGGCGATATGGTGGGCAATATCAACATCTCATATCATTCTGTTGATGGCTATAATTTTTACTTTAACGATGTTGCAACCAATTTTACTTTCAAAAATGGAGCGAAACTCAAAGGAAATGTGGAGGCAAAGATAGCCAAAGGAGGGCAAAACTTCACTTTTGATAGTGGAGGCATTGAGGGGGATATCCAGTCTTATGGATTTAATGCGATAGGCAAAGACAAGGGTTCAGTCGCAAACAGAGGCGGTGACACCAATGTCAATATCACCTTCAAAGATTCAGGTGCAAGCATCAAAGCAGGAGGAAAAACTAGCAAGAGAGAGATTCTAGCTTCAGCTGGGTTTTTAAGCAATACACACAATGGTGCTTACAACAGAATCCTTTTCCGAAACGATGGGCAAATCGGAGAAAATGGAGGAGATAATAAGCGTATGAGTATCATTGCACACACAAGAGGTTGGAGACACCCTTCGGAAGCTAACAATTTCATTTTATTCCAAAAACAAGCCACTCTCTATCTTGATAAACTAGTGGTAGAACATTATGTTGCAAGTGATCGTCGCAATGTTATCAGTCTTGATTTTGAAAATGTAAATAGGACAGATAGCACCACAAACACCCTTGACATCACAAAAATCGAAGTCAGAGGACCTCAAGGGCGTAACTACATCGGCAAGGGGCTTTTGAAGTTTAATAATGGCGGTAGTGAAGCAAAAGATTTGGTAATAAATGTCGATGAAAACAAGCTCACGGATTCTAGCTATGCAAAAGCACATACCGCCAAAGGCAAACTCACTGCTCAAAGAATCACAACTACAGATGAAGGTGGTGGAACAAATGGAATCTTCATAGAAAATTTAGAAGTCACAGATGGAATCTTTTCAAAAGGTGGCTCTCAACGCAATATTGTCTTTGCCAATCATTTGACCATCAAAGGAGGGGTTTATTCACAGAATGGGGGAAGCAATATCATTTCTATCGGCAGTGGAAGTAATGGAAATGGTAAGAATTCCAACAAAATCGGTGGAAGTGGAATTGCCTATGATGGTCATACAATGAAGGATATCGGTCACACACGAAATGATATGGATCACTCTCTCTACACTGCAAGGGATGGAACCAATATCCTCAATCTTGAAGATTCTGCCACCCTCGATTTTGAGAAAAGAGTGCAACACACTTGGGACGCTATAAAAACAGAATTCAATCTCAATGGGACTAGCAATACCATTACCTTCAAAGGCACTGGCACAAATGGATCTGATGGCAATCAAATTAGCAATGTTGGATTAGAAGTCGGTGGAACAAGTGCAGCTAAACCCAAAGATGGAGTGATTTTCAATTTCAATGGCAATAATGGAACACTTGATCTTAAAAATAGCACTGGTGCTACTAGCGGAGAAGGATATATCGTCGTAGGACAAAATACAGGGGATAAAAATGCTAGATTGATTTTTAATGTCAATCAGAATGCAACGATTCGGGGAAATATCATTACTCAAGGTGGACAAAAACTTGATCAGCCAAACACCACAACTTTCAATATTGCCAATGGCAAAAGTGCAGAAGTGCAAGGAAATATCAAGAATCAAAAAGCCACTCAAGCAAGTAGTAGTTATGAAGCCACAGATTCTGCTCAAACCATTTTTAACTTCAGCACTTTAGCAGAGGATTCTGCAAGCTCTCGTGACGCAGTGGCAGGAACCACCCTCAAAATCAAAAACATTGAAAACACTTCAGGGGATATAGAATTCAACTTTAATGTGAATAATGCAAAGGTGGATAAAACAAGTGATGGAAATGATTCCAAAATCACCACCACCAACTCTGGAGCCACCACAACTTTCAATCTCAATAATGCCAATGCCACAATCACTCAAGCCATTGAAAGCACAAATGGAGGGCATACTTATCTCAATTTTAATAAAGCTGGTGAATCCATCCTCACCCTCACAGGTGGCATCACAGCAAAAGATGGTAGTAGTGGTGATGTTGGGGGCTTGACTTCCATTGTAGTGGGGGATACAGAGTCTCCAGAGCAATCTGTTAATGCAATCATCAAAGGAAATGTTACAACGCAAGGGCACGGAAGCACAACCATTACTTTCAATAGTAAAGATTCAAGCTTGACTATCAAAAATGCAACTGATAACCAAGAAACAAACATCGTTCACACTGCAGGCACACTTGAAATCGACTTCCATAGCCAAAATGGAACTTTTAAAAACAAAGTTACAACAAATAATGCAGGAACAACAAAGATTCAAGTCACTGCAGGACAAGGAGAAAAAGGCAATAGTGGAATCTTTGAAAAAGAGATTCAAACAACCCCAAATAGTGCCGGAAGTGGTGCTACTCCAAAAACTGAAATTCTTTTGGGAGGCACAGCAGGAGAACAAGGACAAACAAATGGCAAAGCCACCCTTACACTCCAAGGTGCGACTAACACTATCACTACACTTACTGCCAACGCCACAGAATCCACTCTCAATCTTACAAAAGGGACTGCTACTATCACAACCACAGAGATTGGAAATGGAAGCACTCTCAATCTCCAAGCCCCAAATGGCAAAATCAAAACAGACACCCTCAAGCTTAGTGCCAATGCCACATCTGCCACCCTCAATCTCTCAAGCAATGCAGAGACTAATCTAGGGACAACCCACAACTTCAACCTCCTCACGATTGGAACAAGTGGCGGAACAACTGCTGGCACAGGACTCACTGCCAATAACCTCACCTTTGTTGTCTCTGTGGATACTCAAGCGACTCAAGGTGACACCAAAAGCACAATCGGAGGAGTGGCTACAAAATCAGATGGCACCTACGGACACGCCTATTCCGATAGAATCATCGTGCATAATGTAGGAGACAATTCTCAAGCCAAATCCGCCAACCTTGCCGTTGCTATCGACCCTAGCCAAACTTCAAGCATCCACTACACAAAAGGCAAAGGCACAGAAGCATTAGACAACATTGCCGTTGCTACAATCAAAAACAAAAATGGCACAACTAGCACAACTGATCCCCTAGTCAATCTCACCTCTGTTGAAACAATCAATGGTGGAGAAAAGATTCAAGTCGAATTCGTCAAAGTAGCCACAGATGCAAATGGCAAAGTCAATGGGGCAAATGGCAAAGTTGATAGCACTGCTAGCAACAATACCTACACCACCTACTTCCTAGGCAAAGCAATCAGTCTAGGAGTGGATAACACCACCCAACAAGCTCTCACTTCTGCTCTCTCTATCAATTATGATTTATACATTGCAAACCTCAATTCTCTTAACAAACGAATGGGAGAACTTAGAGACAATCCTTACACTCAAGGAGTATGGGCTAGAGTGTTTGGAGGACTCCAAGAATCTAACTTTGGATTGGGAGCACGCACAAGCTATGTGACTGCTCAAGGAGGATATGATTATGCACTAGAAACAGAGGGTGCCAAAAACTACATAGGACTTGCATTCTCTTATATGCACTCTAAGGGTGAGAGCAACAAAGCCACTCAAGCTAGCAATGCAATCAATGTGAGTGGTATCAATACTATCTATCTCTCCAATATCCAATCAAGTGGATATGAAATTGCTCTTTATAATTCTTATGTGAGCAATGTAGGTCTTTATAATGACACAATTGCTAAACTCAGCTATATCACTTCTGATTTTTCTTTGAGCAATAGTAGTGATCACAACAACACTGCAAACAATCTAGGATTCACTCTCTCCAATGAAGTGGGTTATCGTTTCATTCTAGGAGAACAACAAGATTATTTCATTGATCCACAATTAGAGTTAAGCTTAGGTTATCTCAATCAATCTGACTTCACCACCAAGATGAAAACTAGAAGTGGTAAAGGTAATCAACTCAAAGCACTCCAAGAGAGTGTGTTTTTGGCTAGAACTAGACTAGGAGCTAGTTTTGGTAAAAAGATTGTAGAACAAGACAAAAACATCTCTCTTTATGTTGGAACATTCTATGAATATGATCTTGTCACAGGAGGATCTAATAAACTCACTACAAGCACAACAAAAGCTTACAATCCTGAGTTTGCTTCCAATGGTAGAGTGGTTTTAAATGTAGGAAGCAATCTAGAGCTTAATCAATCCACTAGAGTCTATGTGGATGTAGAGAAAAGCTTTGGAGACAAACTAAGGACACAACTCCAATTCAATCTAGGAGCTAGATATAGCTTTGGAGAAAAAACAAGCATTGAGAATGCAAAAGCACAAACCACTGCTCCTTTGAGAGTAGGAAATACTCCTACAGAGGAAACAGAAAAAGCTCAAATAGTTCCTACTACCCCCAACAAAGCCAAAGACACAGGGACAAAGGCGACTAATCAGTAG
- a CDS encoding acyl-[ACP]--phospholipid O-acyltransferase — translation MGMQDLLKIKGFFSFLLIGFLNTLIHYGHIVILANTIYQLFVGDSYLPIALGILAILPFLLFSSLSSFVTDTRAKAKVIIYSSLALLCLSILTTLCYYNGSFWLAFCLTFLFAIQSAFFLPAKLGYIKELVGNTNLGQANSCINAANIFGVFLAFLLFSVLFHLLFDNTDNQAQALQSISAVGFLLIALASLEVLLTYALPIFQAIEQTSHFDLGAYMQGTMFKTRLANMMSQKTIWAPLISLAVYCFALQIYIVFSTNSLSFSLEAVSSLPLSLIGTGICIGYYVVYSFSRHYLELGLVPFGLLLTALSSLLFLIFDTQSPLWLYLLLGVGFGLFVIPLTALIQFQTHAKHLGNTLATALFFCALALFACFVMAIVFSVFQINPIWAFGIACVLILWNGAYLLVQMPFLLVRLLVTLAFNQRYRLMVEGFEHIPTQGGALLLGNHLSFIDWAIVQMAIPRRVYFAMEHNVYSKWYIKWFLDRFGIIAITPSQEESVAAKINQYLENGEIVCLFPEGSVSKHGHLNEFKESYETICQSLNPDLASIIPFYIRGLWGSSFSRSSEQFQARNHSFFSKRNITIAFGESVYLHTPKEKLKSIIFDLSFQAWRSHCKRMPTLGHSWINTAKANLDKIAIVDSISGEYSYRKLLALTLLLAQRLRTHTDKSPKPSSTAFAPRSECIGILLPASFASTLCNLAILLASKVSVNLNFTSGAKSVALAIEASSIRKIFTSKTFLDKLSDKGIIFDFGDATLIYMEDLAQEFKSQKLKILGYLLAVTLTPSVLLKRYFSPENDIDSVATILFSSGSEGTPKGVMLNHLNIMSNIHQISDVLCVQDDDAILSSLPPFHAFGLTVTTFLPLLTGIPSITHPDPTDALGIAKAIAKNEVTIMCGTSTFLNIYTRSPKVESAMFETLRVVVSGAEKLKEEIRKHFESKFHIPILEGYGATETTPVVSVNLPNKFDAQSWHLHTASKQGSVGMPLPGTTIRIVDPHTLEALKHGEDGLILVGGHQVMVGYLNDPQKTDEVIVQLDGIRWYKTGDKGHIDCDGFLYITDRYSRFAKIGGEMVSLGRIEEEISVLLAPYERFAQTRVLAIALDDSKKGEAVVLLIQTQDEATYQEAIQHIKASSIPALYKPSQYFLVETIPLLGSGKTDFKGAKDIALRARESSK, via the coding sequence ATAGGAATGCAGGACTTACTCAAGATCAAAGGGTTTTTTTCTTTTTTGCTCATTGGATTTTTGAACACTTTGATCCATTATGGGCACATCGTTATTTTGGCAAACACCATCTACCAGCTCTTTGTGGGCGATAGCTATCTTCCTATCGCTCTTGGGATTCTTGCCATCCTTCCTTTTTTGCTCTTCTCTAGTCTATCAAGCTTTGTGACCGACACGCGCGCCAAAGCAAAAGTCATCATATATTCTTCTTTGGCTCTTTTGTGCCTAAGCATTCTCACCACGCTATGCTATTACAATGGCAGTTTTTGGTTGGCTTTTTGTTTGACTTTTCTTTTTGCGATTCAATCTGCATTTTTTCTACCTGCCAAATTGGGTTACATCAAAGAACTAGTGGGCAACACAAATCTCGGACAAGCCAATAGTTGCATCAATGCCGCAAACATTTTTGGGGTTTTTCTAGCGTTTTTGTTGTTTTCTGTGCTTTTTCATCTTTTGTTTGACAACACAGACAATCAGGCTCAAGCATTGCAATCCATTTCTGCAGTGGGGTTTTTGCTGATTGCATTGGCAAGTTTGGAAGTGCTTCTCACCTACGCTTTGCCCATTTTTCAAGCGATTGAGCAAACAAGCCATTTTGATCTTGGAGCCTATATGCAAGGCACGATGTTTAAAACGCGTCTAGCCAATATGATGAGCCAAAAAACGATTTGGGCTCCACTGATCAGCCTAGCGGTGTATTGCTTTGCCCTGCAGATTTATATTGTTTTTTCTACCAATTCTTTATCGTTTAGCCTTGAGGCAGTGAGCTCATTGCCTCTAAGCTTGATTGGCACGGGAATCTGTATCGGCTATTATGTTGTTTATAGTTTTTCAAGGCATTATCTTGAGTTGGGGTTGGTGCCATTTGGATTGCTTCTCACCGCACTCAGTAGTCTATTGTTCCTCATCTTTGATACCCAATCCCCGCTATGGCTCTATCTTTTGCTAGGCGTGGGCTTTGGGTTATTTGTTATACCCTTAACCGCATTGATCCAATTCCAAACCCACGCCAAACATCTTGGGAACACACTTGCCACTGCATTATTTTTCTGTGCATTGGCATTGTTTGCTTGTTTTGTGATGGCAATTGTGTTTTCTGTATTTCAAATCAATCCAATCTGGGCTTTTGGTATCGCTTGTGTTTTGATACTTTGGAATGGAGCTTATCTCCTTGTGCAAATGCCTTTTTTGTTGGTGCGATTATTGGTCACTCTAGCTTTCAATCAACGCTATCGCCTGATGGTTGAGGGCTTTGAGCATATCCCCACACAAGGTGGTGCACTTTTGCTAGGCAATCATTTATCATTTATCGATTGGGCGATTGTGCAAATGGCAATACCACGCAGAGTGTATTTCGCAATGGAGCATAATGTCTATTCCAAATGGTATATCAAATGGTTCCTAGATCGGTTTGGTATCATCGCCATCACCCCCTCACAAGAAGAATCTGTGGCAGCCAAAATCAATCAATATCTAGAAAACGGAGAGATTGTCTGCCTTTTCCCTGAAGGAAGCGTATCAAAGCACGGACATCTCAATGAGTTCAAAGAAAGCTATGAGACAATTTGTCAATCGCTCAATCCCGATCTAGCTTCGATCATCCCGTTTTATATTCGTGGGTTATGGGGGAGTAGCTTCTCAAGGTCTAGTGAGCAGTTTCAAGCACGCAATCATTCCTTTTTTTCCAAACGCAATATCACTATCGCTTTTGGAGAATCTGTATATCTCCACACCCCCAAAGAAAAGCTCAAAAGTATCATCTTTGATCTCTCCTTCCAAGCTTGGAGAAGTCATTGTAAGCGTATGCCAACACTTGGGCATTCTTGGATCAATACTGCCAAAGCCAATCTAGACAAAATCGCAATTGTAGATAGTATCAGCGGAGAATACAGCTATCGCAAACTTCTTGCCCTCACATTGCTTCTCGCACAACGCTTACGCACACACACAGACAAATCCCCCAAACCCTCAAGCACCGCATTTGCACCACGAAGCGAATGTATCGGGATACTACTCCCTGCTTCTTTTGCCTCCACGCTCTGCAATCTCGCGATCTTGTTGGCTTCAAAAGTGTCTGTCAATCTCAACTTCACATCAGGAGCCAAATCCGTTGCACTCGCGATTGAAGCCTCCTCTATCCGCAAAATATTCACCTCCAAAACATTTTTGGACAAACTAAGCGACAAAGGCATCATATTTGATTTTGGCGATGCCACACTCATCTATATGGAAGACTTAGCCCAAGAGTTCAAAAGCCAAAAACTCAAGATCTTGGGCTATCTACTTGCCGTGACCCTCACGCCTAGTGTGCTCCTCAAACGATATTTTTCACCAGAAAATGACATCGATTCTGTCGCTACAATTCTTTTCAGTAGTGGGAGTGAGGGGACACCCAAAGGCGTTATGCTCAACCATCTCAACATTATGAGCAACATCCATCAAATCTCTGATGTTTTGTGCGTTCAAGATGATGATGCGATCCTCTCTTCGCTCCCTCCATTCCACGCCTTTGGTTTGACCGTGACTACATTTCTACCCCTTTTGACAGGTATCCCAAGCATCACACACCCCGATCCGACAGACGCACTCGGTATCGCCAAAGCTATTGCCAAAAACGAAGTTACGATCATGTGTGGCACTTCAACATTTCTCAACATCTACACCCGTTCGCCCAAAGTAGAATCAGCGATGTTTGAGACCTTACGCGTCGTTGTTTCAGGAGCAGAAAAACTCAAAGAAGAAATACGCAAACATTTTGAGAGCAAATTCCATATTCCGATTTTGGAGGGCTATGGTGCGACAGAAACCACCCCTGTGGTGAGTGTCAATCTGCCCAACAAATTTGACGCACAAAGTTGGCACCTCCACACAGCAAGCAAACAAGGAAGCGTGGGTATGCCACTACCGGGCACTACGATTCGCATCGTCGATCCTCACACGCTTGAAGCCCTCAAACACGGAGAGGACGGACTGATCTTGGTGGGAGGGCATCAAGTGATGGTGGGCTATCTCAACGACCCACAAAAAACCGATGAAGTGATTGTGCAACTTGATGGAATCCGTTGGTATAAAACAGGGGACAAAGGGCACATCGATTGCGATGGTTTCCTCTACATCACAGATCGCTACTCACGCTTTGCAAAAATCGGTGGCGAGATGGTGAGTCTAGGCAGAATCGAAGAGGAAATCAGTGTATTGTTGGCACCCTATGAGCGGTTTGCCCAAACTAGAGTCCTTGCAATCGCACTTGATGATTCCAAAAAGGGCGAGGCTGTGGTTTTGTTGATACAAACGCAAGATGAGGCAACCTATCAAGAAGCGATACAACATATCAAAGCCTCCTCTATTCCCGCACTCTACAAGCCAAGTCAATATTTTCTTGTCGAGACGATCCCGCTGCTTGGATCGGGCAAAACAGATTTCAAAGGGGCAAAGGACATTGCCCTGCGTGCTAGAGAATCATCAAAATAA
- the dxr gene encoding 1-deoxy-D-xylulose-5-phosphate reductoisomerase encodes MILLGSTGSIGCSAIEVAQQLNIPIQTLVAGKNIDLLNQQIKQLQPRFVAIADQKDIDKLNPCGAKVFWGQEGMIEAISASDSSLVLNALVGFAGLEPTLHAISLGKRVALANKESLVSGGWLIDTQAIIPVDSEHFSLWHLCQNHPFKQLYITASGGAFRDTPIQHIPTQNAQNALKHPNWKMGQKITIDSASMANKLFELLEGAYLFHTPHIDALIERQSLIHAMVAFCDGSISLHLAKPDMKLALSYALDPLQAAQRSFIPTLDLQDCPSFRFETIDPQRYPLWQLKTHLLAQPKLGIILNASNEVAVDGFLQGKYNFGKMLDLVLLAFNRFDTLPSLASIQEIKEFDQEIRLYTRSAIATHT; translated from the coding sequence ATGATTCTCTTAGGAAGCACGGGTTCTATTGGTTGTAGTGCTATAGAAGTCGCACAACAGCTAAACATTCCCATACAAACCCTTGTAGCAGGGAAAAACATCGATCTCCTCAATCAGCAAATCAAGCAGTTACAACCACGCTTTGTCGCCATCGCAGACCAAAAAGACATCGACAAGCTCAATCCTTGTGGAGCCAAAGTGTTTTGGGGGCAAGAGGGGATGATTGAAGCAATCAGTGCATCAGATAGCTCCCTTGTGCTCAATGCACTTGTGGGGTTTGCGGGATTGGAGCCGACTTTACATGCGATCTCATTGGGGAAACGCGTTGCCCTTGCCAACAAAGAAAGTCTAGTGAGTGGGGGGTGGCTCATCGACACCCAAGCGATCATCCCTGTCGATAGTGAGCATTTTAGCCTGTGGCATTTGTGCCAAAACCACCCCTTCAAACAACTCTACATCACCGCAAGTGGCGGGGCGTTTCGCGACACGCCTATCCAACACATCCCCACCCAAAACGCCCAAAACGCCCTCAAGCACCCAAATTGGAAAATGGGGCAAAAAATCACTATCGATTCTGCAAGTATGGCAAACAAGCTTTTTGAACTGCTTGAGGGGGCGTATCTGTTTCACACTCCACACATCGACGCCCTGATCGAACGCCAATCCCTCATCCACGCAATGGTTGCATTTTGCGATGGCTCAATCAGTTTGCACCTTGCCAAACCTGATATGAAACTTGCACTCTCCTATGCTTTGGATCCCCTCCAAGCCGCGCAACGCTCTTTCATCCCCACGCTAGATTTGCAAGACTGCCCAAGCTTCCGATTTGAGACCATCGATCCGCAACGCTATCCACTCTGGCAACTCAAAACACATCTTCTAGCACAACCCAAACTCGGCATCATCCTCAATGCAAGCAATGAAGTCGCGGTAGATGGGTTTTTGCAAGGCAAATACAACTTTGGAAAAATGCTTGATTTGGTTTTGCTTGCTTTCAATCGCTTCGACACCCTCCCCTCTCTTGCCTCCATCCAAGAGATCAAAGAGTTTGATCAAGAGATTCGTCTCTATACGCGATCAGCGATTGCCACGCACACCTAA
- a CDS encoding phosphatidate cytidylyltransferase: MNFQKIFNPQEIKRYYTGVGLILLLAVILYYHNPILIWATLGVFYLVAFHESLRLFSLKPSPFAYLSAVLIWIVAFFSSNPVQSGLMGAAFVAGILAYKTSFSPKYLFPLLYPTLPFLVLFSLYTQMGTMGIFCLLWLIITVAITDTTAYFGGKLIGHTPLSPTSPNKTLEGVGSGLFCGICFGLWLGIGPSGGFISSLVITAFVAITSIMGDLFESYLKRMAGVKDSGNLLPGHGGVLDRFDGILFGGIAMYCLLSLLFPFS; this comes from the coding sequence ATGAATTTTCAAAAAATTTTCAACCCACAAGAAATCAAGCGTTATTACACTGGTGTCGGATTGATACTGCTACTTGCAGTCATTCTTTATTATCACAACCCTATTTTGATATGGGCGACTTTGGGCGTGTTTTATCTCGTCGCATTCCACGAATCCCTACGCCTATTTTCTCTCAAACCTAGCCCTTTTGCTTATTTGAGTGCAGTGCTGATTTGGATTGTTGCATTTTTCTCTTCCAATCCCGTTCAATCCGGTCTTATGGGTGCAGCGTTTGTTGCAGGGATACTCGCTTACAAAACATCTTTTTCTCCCAAATATCTTTTTCCACTCCTCTACCCCACACTTCCTTTTTTGGTTTTGTTCTCTCTTTATACCCAAATGGGAACAATGGGGATTTTTTGTCTGCTTTGGCTTATTATCACCGTAGCTATCACAGATACAACTGCCTACTTCGGAGGGAAATTGATCGGACACACTCCGCTTAGCCCAACTTCACCCAACAAAACGCTAGAGGGCGTGGGTTCAGGATTGTTCTGTGGCATTTGTTTTGGGCTTTGGCTAGGTATCGGACCTAGCGGTGGATTTATCTCCTCTCTTGTGATCACTGCGTTTGTCGCGATCACCTCAATTATGGGAGATTTGTTTGAGAGCTATCTCAAGCGGATGGCAGGAGTCAAAGATAGTGGCAATCTTTTGCCCGGACACGGCGGGGTTTTGGACAGATTTGATGGAATCTTGTTTGGAGGAATTGCAATGTATTGCCTACTCTCCCTCCTTTTCCCATTCAGTTAA